Within Streptomyces roseirectus, the genomic segment CGCCATCGGCGCCGGCCTGGTCGCGATGGTGCTGGCGCTCGTCCAGTCCTTCAAGCAGCGTCCGGCCCCCGCGCTGATCCTCGGCTACGCCGCCTTCGAGGGCGTCTTCCTCGGGGTGATCTCCGCCGCGGTGTCGACGTACATCTCGGCCGGCGTCGTCACCCAGGCCGTGCTCGGCACGATGGCGGTCTCCGCCGGTGTCCTGGTCGCCTACAAGGCCGGCTGGATCCGCGTCAACCGCCGCTTCTACGGCTTCGTGATGGCCGCCGCGCTCGGCTTCGTGCTGCTCATGGCGATCAACATGCTGTTCGCCGTCTTCGGCGGCGGGGACGGCCTCGGCTTCCGCAGCGGCGGCCTCGGCATCGTCTTCGGCATCATCGGCATCCTGCTCGGCGCGTGCTTCCTCGCGCTGGACTTCAAGCAGGTCGAGGACGGGATCGCCTACGGCGCGCCCCGCGAGGAGGCGTGGCTCGCGGCCTTCGGGCTCACCATGACCCTCGTCTGGATCTACATGGAGTTCCTGCGGCTCCTGGCGATCCTCCAGGGCGGGGACGACTAGTACCCCGTAGTACCTGAGCGGTACCCGTAGTACCTGAGAGGGCCCCGCGGTTCGCGCCGCGGGGCCCTTTCGTGTGCGGGGGCAGCTACCTTGCGCGCGGGCTACCGGAGTTTGCGCGCGGCCCTCCTCAGGTCGTACTCGTGGATGAGGGCTTTCGCGTGGCCGTAGGCCAGGTTGTGCTCGTGACGGAGCCAGCTGACCTTCTCCTCGAAGCGGAGAGCGGGGCCTTCGTCGACGGTGCGCAGCCAGTCGGAGACTTCACGACCGGTGCAGTGGGGGATGCGGGCGAGCAGGTTGCGATGGGTCTCCTCGGAGAAGACTTGGGACATCGGCGCCTCCGGACGCGATGGGGTGTGAGCCGGTCCTTCAAGTCACCGTGCCTGAGGGTTCGCCCGTTGGCAACAGCCCCGTCCCGGAGGAGTCGTGGGGGTGTGGTGGCGTAGTCTCGCGGGCGTGGTGGATACGACGCCGTTGTTGCGCGCGGTTGATTTGTTTGCGGATCGGTTGAGGGCGGCACCGCAGAGCCGTCTCCAGCGGGGCGCTGCCGCTGAGGCGCTGCGGCTCGCTCAGGATCTGGCCCGGTGGGCGCAGGAGGTGGAGACGCCGGGGGACGAGGTCCGGGTGATGCCGGACGCCGGGATGTTCGCCGTCGCCGATCAGATCACCGTCGCCGCGCATGACCTCGCGGTGGTCCTGCGGAGCGTGGGTGAGGTCGAGGAGGCGGTGCGGGTGGTGGAAGACGCGCGCAAGAGGGCGGGGGTCTGAGGAGCGTTGGCGGCTTTCCCGCCGTCGTGGTTGTTCGCGC encodes:
- a CDS encoding Bax inhibitor-1/YccA family protein, translated to MRSRNPVFSRRGFSRDNGYAGFNATPQAGGPAVATQANPYAQQAGNPYATNPYAQQTQQGAPPQAASGAMTIDDVVSRTAMTLGTVIVTAVLSWLLLPVDEANLGKSYGIAIGAGLVAMVLALVQSFKQRPAPALILGYAAFEGVFLGVISAAVSTYISAGVVTQAVLGTMAVSAGVLVAYKAGWIRVNRRFYGFVMAAALGFVLLMAINMLFAVFGGGDGLGFRSGGLGIVFGIIGILLGACFLALDFKQVEDGIAYGAPREEAWLAAFGLTMTLVWIYMEFLRLLAILQGGDD
- a CDS encoding DUF4287 domain-containing protein, which translates into the protein MSQVFSEETHRNLLARIPHCTGREVSDWLRTVDEGPALRFEEKVSWLRHEHNLAYGHAKALIHEYDLRRAARKLR